The Hirundo rustica isolate bHirRus1 unplaced genomic scaffold, bHirRus1.pri.v3 scaffold_254_arrow_ctg1, whole genome shotgun sequence genome segment CCCCAAGGGCAAGCGGAAGAAGTAGCCCCAGTAACCGGACTGGGAACAGTGGAGGAGTggccccagtgcccccagtaaCCAAACTGGGCCGTGCTGGTTGTGGTTAGATGTGTGTAATAAACGACAGGAGCTGTACAGCAGAGTCCATCTCTCCGTAGGGCTGCCCCCTCCCAGTCCGTGGGGCAGCAGAGTCCTTGTCCCCAGTTGTGGGGCAGCGCTGACGCCTTCCCGCGGCTCAGCCGCACGATGCGGTGGCTCCGTGTCCCTGCACCGGGCGCAGGTTGACGATGCGGTCGATGAGCGCGGCGCGGGTGCGCTGCACCTCGGCGCTGAGCCGCTGGATCTCCGCTCGGAGCCGCTCGTTCTGCGCCGTCAGCTCCCGCACCCGCTGCTCCCCATCCCGCTCCCGCGGAGCTCCGGGGCCGCCGCGCCGCTTCCTCCGCGCCCCCCGcgcctcctcctcttcctcctcctcctcggcggggcccgcccgggccgggccgctcCCGCCGGCGGCCGCGCCCGGGGGTTCCGCCGGAGCCGCTCCCTCcggccccagc includes the following:
- the DDIT3 gene encoding DNA damage-inducible transcript 3 protein encodes the protein MAAEGLWGPGGPPGWELEGWYQDLQEVLAAEPPGTAPTWADEQVEPGPGSCGLDLALAEELLELLGPEGAAPAEPPGAAAGGSGPARAGPAEEEEEEEEARGARRKRRGGPGAPRERDGEQRVRELTAQNERLRAEIQRLSAEVQRTRAALIDRIVNLRPVQGHGATASCG